The Zobellia alginiliquefaciens genome contains a region encoding:
- a CDS encoding hemolysin family protein, producing the protein METAVLIIVLSLLFSAFFSGMEIAFISANKIHIEIEKKQEGLLAKVLTRLTKRPSKFIATMLIGNNIALVIYGLFMGDLLMSWFQGMVPTNNEFLNLVLGDFSLLTQTVISTLVILFTAEFLPKVLFQIYSNTLLKFFAVPAYLFYILFSVISDFVIWVSDAILKAFFKTDGDDVQLAFSKIELGDYITEQMETVEEEDEVDSEIQIFQNALEFAAVKAREVMVPRTEIMAVELLETPKNLAKLFTETGYSKILVYEDTIDNIIGYVHSYELFKKPKTIKSILLPVEFVPETMLIQDILNVLIKKRKSIAVVLDEYGGTSGIMTVEDIVEELFGEIEDEHDSTDLIEEQLEDNTYKLSARLEVNYLNEAYKLELPKSEEYETLGGLIVNETGEIPEQDSEIQVENFLFKIIEVSNTKIDLVFLQILDKE; encoded by the coding sequence GTGGAAACCGCCGTTTTAATTATTGTTTTATCCCTGCTGTTCTCAGCTTTTTTTTCTGGGATGGAGATAGCTTTTATTTCCGCCAATAAAATACATATTGAAATAGAGAAGAAGCAAGAAGGTCTTTTGGCTAAGGTGTTAACGCGCCTTACCAAAAGACCTTCTAAGTTTATTGCCACTATGCTTATTGGCAATAATATTGCTTTGGTTATTTACGGTCTTTTTATGGGAGACCTTTTAATGTCGTGGTTTCAGGGTATGGTCCCTACCAATAATGAGTTTCTTAATCTCGTGCTGGGCGACTTTAGTTTGTTGACTCAGACTGTAATATCTACCTTGGTGATTCTTTTTACGGCTGAGTTTTTGCCCAAGGTGCTTTTTCAGATTTACTCCAATACCTTGCTCAAATTTTTTGCTGTGCCCGCTTATTTGTTTTACATCCTTTTTTCGGTCATATCGGACTTTGTTATTTGGGTGTCGGATGCAATTTTAAAAGCTTTCTTTAAAACGGACGGAGATGATGTGCAATTGGCATTCAGTAAAATAGAGCTAGGCGATTATATTACGGAACAAATGGAAACCGTAGAAGAGGAAGATGAAGTAGATTCTGAGATTCAGATTTTTCAGAATGCACTAGAATTTGCGGCCGTTAAGGCACGTGAAGTTATGGTGCCTCGTACGGAAATCATGGCCGTTGAACTTCTGGAAACGCCCAAAAACTTAGCGAAGCTTTTTACGGAAACCGGCTATTCAAAAATCCTGGTCTATGAAGATACAATCGATAATATTATTGGTTATGTCCATTCGTATGAACTTTTTAAAAAGCCGAAGACTATAAAAAGTATTCTTTTGCCGGTAGAGTTTGTTCCGGAAACGATGCTGATTCAGGATATTCTTAATGTTTTGATCAAAAAAAGAAAGAGTATTGCCGTCGTTTTAGACGAGTATGGAGGTACCTCAGGTATTATGACCGTAGAAGATATTGTAGAAGAACTCTTCGGTGAAATTGAAGATGAGCATGATAGTACGGATTTAATTGAGGAGCAACTGGAGGATAATACCTATAAACTATCCGCTAGATTGGAAGTCAATTATTTAAACGAGGCATATAAGTTAGAGCTTCCTAAAAGTGAAGAGTATGAAACACTTGGCGGGCTAATAGTGAATGAAACGGGGGAAATTCCTGAACAAGATTCAGAAATACAGGTAGAAAACTTCCTGTTTAAAATAATAGAGGTCTCCAATACCAAAATAGATTTAGTGTTCTTACAAATACTTGATAAAGAATAG
- a CDS encoding hydroxymethylglutaryl-CoA reductase, degradative: MLGLNLYHYLYRPKLNAMIKPIEGYSKLTKEEKIDWLTNNYTSDPKAAKALLKRYWNIAEDVQQLHDEFIENTVTNYYLPLGIAPNFLINDRLYAIPMAIEESSVVAAASKAAKFWLDKGGFKTEILGTEKIGQVHFMYRGNKNHLSAFFEKVKPKLLSDASSITKNMEKRGGGINSIELRDKTNALDNYYQLHCTFETLDAMGANFINSCLEQFAKTFKVEAQSYSLFTEEEKAIEIVMSILSNYVPNCLVRAEVSCPVTELKEGNTEASKEFAEKMVQAVNIAKVEPHRAVTHNKGIMNGVDAVVLATGNDFRAVEAGIHAYAAKDGSYSSLTHATIENGVFKFWIELPLALGTIGGLTSLHPLVKLAMEILGKPSAKELMQLVAVAGLAQNFAAVRSLVTTGIQEGHMKMHLLNILNQLEATDDEKKTLTHHFKKHSATHSAVVEEFKKLRRIK; encoded by the coding sequence ATCTTAGGTCTAAACCTTTATCATTATCTTTACCGACCGAAATTAAACGCTATGATCAAGCCCATTGAGGGATACTCAAAACTAACCAAAGAAGAGAAAATAGATTGGCTAACCAACAATTACACATCCGATCCAAAAGCGGCAAAAGCGCTTTTAAAAAGATACTGGAACATTGCCGAAGATGTACAGCAGCTGCATGATGAATTTATAGAGAACACCGTTACCAATTACTATCTACCTCTGGGCATTGCCCCCAATTTTCTAATCAATGACAGGCTTTACGCCATACCCATGGCCATTGAAGAAAGTTCTGTTGTGGCCGCGGCAAGTAAGGCTGCTAAATTTTGGTTGGACAAAGGAGGTTTTAAAACCGAAATTTTAGGAACCGAAAAAATTGGGCAAGTACATTTTATGTACCGTGGCAATAAAAACCATCTATCCGCCTTTTTTGAAAAAGTGAAGCCCAAACTTCTTTCCGATGCTTCCTCCATTACCAAAAACATGGAAAAACGAGGTGGTGGCATCAATTCTATTGAATTACGGGACAAAACCAATGCTCTGGACAATTACTACCAATTGCATTGTACTTTTGAGACCCTAGATGCCATGGGCGCGAACTTCATTAATTCTTGTTTGGAACAATTCGCTAAAACTTTTAAAGTTGAAGCACAGTCGTACTCTCTTTTTACAGAGGAAGAAAAGGCAATAGAAATTGTAATGAGCATTTTGTCCAACTATGTGCCCAATTGCCTGGTACGAGCAGAAGTGAGCTGTCCCGTAACGGAGCTTAAAGAAGGCAACACAGAAGCCTCCAAAGAATTTGCAGAAAAAATGGTACAGGCGGTAAACATAGCTAAAGTAGAACCCCATAGGGCGGTTACACACAATAAGGGCATTATGAACGGTGTAGACGCTGTTGTTTTGGCCACAGGGAACGATTTTAGAGCTGTAGAAGCTGGCATTCATGCCTATGCCGCAAAGGATGGATCGTATTCCAGCCTTACCCATGCTACTATTGAAAATGGTGTTTTTAAATTCTGGATAGAGCTCCCCTTGGCGCTTGGAACAATAGGCGGACTAACTAGTCTTCACCCGCTTGTAAAACTGGCCATGGAAATCTTAGGAAAACCTTCCGCTAAAGAATTAATGCAACTGGTTGCGGTTGCCGGATTGGCGCAAAACTTTGCGGCAGTACGCTCCTTGGTAACCACCGGTATTCAAGAAGGCCATATGAAAATGCACCTTCTGAATATATTGAACCAATTAGAGGCGACGGATGACGAAAAGAAAACCCTGACCCATCACTTTAAAAAGCACTCTGCTACGCATAGCGCAGTAGTGGAAGAATTTAAAAAGCTTAGGAGAATTAAATGA
- a CDS encoding GYDIA family GHMP kinase yields the protein MTKEFYSNGKLLLTGEYAILDGALGLAVPTTYGQTLKISSTSSKDLSWKSFDNEGEIWFKTSVAISEILQEKAQPAEEAVDHVLFKLLREAKKLNPSFLSGDEGVKVETKLDFPRDWGLGSSSTLINNIAQWAEVDAFQLLWNAFSGSGYDIACAQNNTPIFYQVREKVPTVKPVDFNPKFTEHLFFIHLDKKQNSREGIAKYRKMEFDSERLTESITRLTEEISNSEDLQTFQSLMERHEALLAQILQTKTVKQQLFPDYKGTLKSLGAWGGDFILATGNKDTPEYFTKKGYNTIIPYSKMVL from the coding sequence ATGACAAAAGAGTTTTACAGCAACGGAAAACTGCTTCTAACGGGAGAATATGCCATATTAGATGGTGCATTGGGTCTTGCCGTGCCCACAACCTACGGTCAAACTTTAAAAATATCATCTACTTCAAGTAAAGACTTAAGTTGGAAAAGTTTTGATAATGAAGGTGAAATCTGGTTCAAAACCTCTGTAGCTATAAGCGAAATTTTACAAGAAAAAGCGCAACCGGCAGAGGAGGCAGTAGACCATGTCCTTTTTAAATTACTGCGCGAAGCAAAAAAACTGAACCCCAGTTTTTTATCAGGTGATGAAGGGGTTAAAGTAGAAACAAAATTAGATTTTCCCCGTGATTGGGGATTAGGCTCTTCCTCCACACTTATAAACAACATAGCCCAATGGGCAGAGGTTGATGCTTTTCAACTTCTATGGAATGCTTTTTCCGGCAGTGGGTACGACATTGCATGTGCCCAAAACAATACACCAATATTTTATCAGGTGAGGGAAAAAGTTCCAACGGTAAAACCAGTAGATTTCAATCCTAAATTTACGGAACATCTCTTTTTTATTCACCTTGATAAAAAGCAAAATAGCCGTGAAGGTATCGCCAAGTACCGAAAGATGGAATTTGATTCCGAAAGATTAACAGAAAGCATTACTAGACTTACGGAAGAAATCTCAAACAGCGAAGACCTGCAAACTTTTCAAAGTCTAATGGAACGCCACGAAGCACTGCTAGCCCAGATATTGCAAACCAAGACCGTTAAACAGCAGCTTTTTCCTGACTACAAAGGAACCCTAAAAAGCTTAGGTGCTTGGGGCGGAGATTTTATTTTAGCTACAGGAAATAAAGACACCCCGGAATATTTTACCAAAAAAGGTTATAACACTATCATTCCTTATTCAAAAATGGTTCTATAA
- a CDS encoding peptidylprolyl isomerase has translation MAILENIRKRTTVLILIIGLALFAFVISGVFTSGDVNGKVGSSIAEINGEEISIDAFRQKVDIASRNSASASTMQTVNQVYDQEVRNAVLGQQFEDLGVDIEQDQILNYIGTIPSYAQSPQFQNESGVFDQNKFRNFIAELKMNSPEQYNLWLQDEQAIIQSAKQQTYFNLIKAGVGATLKEGELDYKLANDKIDIRYVRIPFSSIPDSSISVSKSEIQTYINNHKEDFKQEPARDIQFVYFQEKPSTADETAVKDAITKLMDDAVEYNSQTDKNDTIAGFRTATDMMAFLDRNSDVKFDTIYKSKKQLPAKFADTLMTLQVGEVYGPYRDGDFFKVSKMMDRKPNGSVKASHILIAYEGAQRANPEVTRTKEEAEAEAKRLLREAKKKDAKFVELARDNSDGPSAPNGGDLGYFQEGRMVPAFNDFAFDNKVGTVGMVETDFGFHVIKIDDKEDIVQVATLAREIEPSEETTNKLFTDATKFEMESIESDKAFSDLAKENEYLVRPVNKIKATDENLPGLSAQRSIVQWAFQEETNVGDIKRFDLTGGYAVAQLTKTYKEGLMSVEDASALVLPKLRKERKAAQIIAANKGKSIDDLAKDNSVSASTASALTVKSPTIPGAGSEPAVVGTAFAMKEGAISDLIEGNTGVYKLTVTKKTEAPKLDNYSMYATSVKTAREARVSTAVYDALKEAAEIEDKRASFY, from the coding sequence ATGGCAATTTTAGAGAATATAAGAAAACGGACCACCGTTCTAATACTAATTATAGGCTTGGCCCTTTTCGCATTTGTGATTTCTGGGGTTTTTACTAGCGGAGATGTTAACGGCAAAGTAGGCTCTAGTATAGCAGAAATTAATGGAGAAGAAATTTCCATAGATGCTTTTCGTCAAAAAGTAGATATCGCATCTAGAAATTCTGCTAGCGCATCTACGATGCAAACGGTAAACCAAGTTTACGATCAAGAAGTTCGTAACGCTGTTTTAGGACAGCAATTTGAAGATTTGGGCGTTGACATTGAGCAAGACCAGATTTTAAACTACATAGGTACTATTCCTTCTTATGCTCAGAGCCCACAGTTTCAAAATGAAAGTGGCGTGTTCGATCAGAACAAGTTCAGAAATTTTATCGCAGAACTTAAAATGAATAGCCCGGAACAATACAACCTTTGGTTGCAAGATGAGCAGGCTATTATTCAAAGTGCCAAACAGCAAACCTATTTTAATTTAATTAAAGCGGGTGTTGGGGCTACATTAAAAGAAGGTGAGCTAGATTACAAACTGGCAAACGATAAAATTGATATCAGGTACGTACGTATCCCTTTTTCTTCTATACCTGATAGTAGTATTTCAGTTTCAAAAAGTGAGATTCAGACCTACATCAACAATCATAAAGAAGATTTTAAGCAAGAACCTGCTAGAGATATTCAATTTGTATATTTTCAAGAAAAACCTTCTACGGCAGATGAGACTGCTGTAAAAGATGCCATTACTAAGTTGATGGATGATGCGGTTGAGTATAATTCTCAGACCGATAAAAATGATACCATAGCCGGTTTTAGAACGGCAACGGATATGATGGCGTTCTTAGACCGTAATTCAGACGTTAAGTTTGATACCATTTACAAGTCTAAAAAGCAATTGCCTGCTAAATTTGCAGATACGTTAATGACGTTGCAAGTAGGAGAGGTATATGGTCCGTATAGAGATGGGGATTTCTTTAAGGTTTCTAAAATGATGGATAGAAAGCCAAACGGTTCTGTAAAAGCTAGCCATATTCTTATTGCTTATGAAGGAGCACAACGTGCCAATCCGGAAGTAACCAGAACAAAAGAAGAGGCTGAAGCTGAAGCAAAACGTTTGCTTAGAGAGGCCAAGAAGAAAGATGCTAAGTTCGTAGAATTGGCACGTGATAATTCTGACGGTCCTTCTGCACCCAACGGAGGTGATTTGGGCTATTTCCAAGAAGGTAGAATGGTGCCTGCTTTTAACGACTTTGCATTTGATAACAAAGTGGGTACGGTAGGTATGGTTGAAACCGACTTTGGTTTTCACGTTATCAAAATTGATGACAAGGAAGATATAGTTCAAGTAGCTACTTTAGCCCGTGAGATAGAGCCTTCAGAAGAAACTACCAATAAATTGTTTACGGATGCTACCAAGTTTGAAATGGAGTCTATTGAGTCGGATAAGGCTTTTTCGGATTTAGCTAAAGAAAATGAGTATTTGGTTCGTCCTGTCAACAAAATAAAAGCTACAGATGAAAACCTGCCAGGTCTATCCGCTCAAAGGAGTATAGTACAGTGGGCTTTTCAGGAAGAGACAAATGTGGGAGACATCAAGCGTTTTGATTTAACTGGTGGTTATGCCGTAGCGCAATTGACGAAAACCTATAAAGAGGGTCTTATGTCCGTTGAGGATGCTTCTGCACTGGTTCTTCCTAAACTTAGGAAAGAACGTAAGGCAGCGCAGATTATCGCAGCTAATAAAGGAAAATCAATAGATGATTTGGCCAAGGACAATAGTGTTAGTGCATCTACTGCATCTGCATTAACCGTGAAGTCTCCTACTATTCCAGGAGCTGGTTCTGAACCTGCAGTCGTAGGTACAGCTTTTGCTATGAAAGAGGGTGCTATTTCGGACCTTATTGAGGGAAATACAGGTGTGTATAAGTTAACGGTAACCAAGAAAACGGAAGCACCTAAATTGGATAACTATAGTATGTACGCTACTTCTGTAAAGACTGCCCGTGAAGCAAGGGTAAGTACTGCGGTTTATGACGCATTAAAAGAAGCTGCTGAAATTGAAGATAAAAGAGCTTCTTTCTATTAA